A window of candidate division KSB1 bacterium contains these coding sequences:
- a CDS encoding YgiT-type zinc finger protein, whose protein sequence is MLESILNASLIRAKKSHSPQRKTSDERMYIIESFTYDGILIYSKGVIRKEGQIETFYNCVCQKINTWRLKMEPRNCPLCGSPSIRKKKGVHQFNVLGELRSTPVVQYWECPNCNEIFFDREANRLIDAALLPERKAIREGYSRRKVARKKKKPQPV, encoded by the coding sequence GTGCTTGAATCAATCTTAAATGCCTCACTCATTCGAGCGAAAAAATCGCATAGCCCGCAACGAAAAACTTCTGATGAGCGAATGTACATCATTGAAAGCTTTACTTATGACGGGATTTTGATTTACTCGAAAGGTGTCATTCGCAAGGAGGGGCAAATTGAAACATTTTATAATTGTGTCTGCCAAAAGATCAACACTTGGAGGCTGAAAATGGAACCAAGGAATTGTCCCTTGTGTGGATCGCCTTCCATACGGAAGAAAAAAGGCGTCCATCAATTCAACGTTCTTGGTGAATTGCGATCGACGCCGGTGGTTCAATACTGGGAATGCCCAAACTGTAACGAAATTTTTTTTGACCGCGAAGCCAATAGACTGATTGATGCAGCACTGTTGCCGGAGCGAAAAGCAATACGGGAAGGTTATTCGCGAAGGAAAGTTGCGCGCAAAAAGAAAAAACCTCAACCGGTTTAA
- a CDS encoding CPBP family intramembrane metalloprotease: MKNLLALAGPAVAVAAYFIFGQPLWATIGLGVLTLFGIILPSWRAAMGLARVVFVFCLLMFIINELGIAYPYSNIFVLTGLIGLFFLSGESWKGLFFGPGQTRQWTGRAFFLGLGFAAVVLALFALLPKNLQSFGANPVPTNWPVDVLIVVGIGYALFSTVMEETIFRSVMVAFSRPHLTLPVAVVAQGVVFGAMHYRVGFPSNSGGAVLSFFWGLIAGWLVVKADSIYPAYVMHFVVVLTLFVGLIFLR, encoded by the coding sequence ATGAAAAATCTGCTTGCGCTTGCCGGCCCGGCGGTGGCTGTGGCGGCCTATTTTATTTTCGGACAACCGCTGTGGGCGACGATTGGCCTTGGCGTTCTCACTTTGTTCGGCATCATTTTGCCGAGTTGGCGAGCGGCAATGGGTTTGGCCCGCGTCGTTTTTGTCTTTTGCCTGTTGATGTTCATCATCAACGAGCTTGGTATCGCCTATCCTTATTCGAATATTTTTGTCTTGACCGGCTTGATCGGTCTCTTCTTTCTGAGCGGGGAAAGCTGGAAGGGGCTTTTTTTCGGTCCCGGACAAACCCGGCAATGGACGGGCCGCGCCTTTTTCCTCGGCTTGGGGTTTGCCGCAGTGGTTTTGGCGCTTTTTGCCTTATTGCCAAAAAATCTGCAAAGCTTCGGCGCCAATCCGGTTCCAACAAACTGGCCGGTTGATGTGCTGATTGTGGTTGGGATCGGTTACGCGTTATTCAGCACTGTGATGGAGGAAACGATCTTTCGCAGCGTGATGGTCGCCTTCTCGCGCCCGCATCTTACGCTGCCGGTTGCCGTAGTCGCGCAGGGCGTGGTGTTCGGCGCGATGCATTATCGCGTCGGATTTCCATCAAATAGCGGCGGCGCCGTGTTGTCATTTTTTTGGGGGTTAATAGCCGGATGGCTCGTCGTGAAAGCCGATTCGATTTATCCGGCTTATGTGATGCATTTTGTCGTGGTTTTGACGCTGTTTGTTGGGTTGATTTTTTTGCGTTAA